GGTCCGGCCTCTTCCTCATACACCGTCCGGCCTTCGTTCCGATACGTATCATATGCGGACTGACGGCTGCCGCCCTCTCTGGCGTTCTCCGTGGCCTCCATGATCGTCTTGGCAATCAGCCTGGGATCACCGATCGCACCGGTCACCTCGTCTTCCGACTGGCCGTTCGCGGTCTCCGTTCTGATATAATCGTCATAGTATCTTATATTTTCCTCAATCACATTTCCAGGCACTTCGCCGGTCAGCGTGTCCCGCAAACGCTGTAAAAATTCCTGTCTGCTCATTGAAGCCTCCTTCAGTAAAGTAACTGACCTTTCCTAGTATACCATTTCCCCCTGGCTTCGTAAAGGAATCTTCTGTAAATTAATTATTAAAATTTCATAATTATTCTACTTTTTC
The Anaerotignum faecicola DNA segment above includes these coding regions:
- a CDS encoding DUF1700 domain-containing protein; translation: MSRQEFLQRLRDTLTGEVPGNVIEENIRYYDDYIRTETANGQSEDEVTGAIGDPRLIAKTIMEATENAREGGSRQSAYDTYRNEGRTVYEEEAGP